The proteins below come from a single Argentina anserina chromosome 1, drPotAnse1.1, whole genome shotgun sequence genomic window:
- the LOC126799173 gene encoding phospholipid:diacylglycerol acyltransferase 1: MSFLRRRKGKAEKTEPDDDSETEKEHQEKTTRRASRKKRGPNGWSCVANCCWLIGVICSIWWFMLFLLNAMPASFPQYVTEAITGPVSDPPGVKLRKEGLRAKHPVVFVPGIVTGGLELWEGHNCADGLFRKRLWGGTFGELYKRLLCWVEHMSLDNETGLDPEGIRVRPVSGLVAADYFAPGYFVWAVLIANLARIGYEEKTMYMASYDWRLSFQNTEVRDQTLSRIKSTIELMVATNGGNKVVVLPHSMGVLYFIHFMKWVEAPAPMGGGGGSDWCAKHIKAVMNIGGPFLGVPKAVAGLFSIEAKDIAVARAFAPGVLDKDVFGLQTLQHMMRMTRTWDSTMSMIPKGGDTIWGGLDWSPEEKCNCNVKKMKNNDTKNEYPYRVNYGRIISFGKDVAETHSSKVERIDFRDAVKGNLLANATHCDVWTEYHDMGVGGVKAVSDYKIYTAGAILDLLHFVAPKLMARGDAHFSYGIADNLDDPKYEHYRYWSNPLETRLPNAPDMEIYSLYGVGIPTERAYVYKLTPTAECYIPFQIDTSAEGGTDNPCLKGGVYSSDGDETVPVLSAGFMCAKAWRGKTRFNPSGIHTYLREYDHAPPANLLEGRGTQSGAHVDIMGNFALIEDVIRVAAGATGDELGGDKVHSDIFKWSDRINIDL; this comes from the exons ATGTCGTTTCTGAGGAGGAGAAAGGGGAAGGCGGAGAAAACGGAGCCGGATGACGACAGCGAGACGGAGAAGGAGCATCAAGAGAAAACGACGCGTCGTGCTAGTAGGAAGAAGAGGGGTCCGAACGGGTGGTCGTGCGTGGCCAACTGCTGCTGGCTGATCGGAGTGATATGCTCGATCTGGTGGTTCATGCTCTTCTTGCTCAACGCAATGCCGGCGTCGTTCCCGCAGTACGTGACGGAGGCGATAACGGGGCCGGTGTCGGACCCGCCGGGGGTGAAATTGAGGAAGGAGGGACTGAGGGCCAAGCACCCGGTGGTGTTTGTGCCCGGAATTGTCACCGGCGGGCTGGAGTTGTGGGAAGGGCACAACTGCGCCGATGGGTTGTTTAGGAAGAGACTGTGGGGCGGCACGTTTGGGGAGCTCTATAAAAG ACTATTATGCTGGGTCGAACATATGTCTCTGGACAATGAAACTGGACTGGACCCTGAAGGTATAAGGGTTAGGCCAGTATCTGGTCTTGTGGCAGCTGATTACTTTGCGCCCGGTTACTTTGTGTGGGCAGTTTTGATTGCTAATTTGGCTCGCATTGGATATGAGGAGAAAACCATGTATATGGCTTCATACGATTGGAGATTATCGTTTCAGAACACAGAG GTTAGGGACCAAACTTTAAGCAGAATAAAAAGTACCATAGAACTTATGGTAGCTACAAATGGTGGTAACAAGGTGGTTGTTCTCCCACACTCAATGGGTGTTCTGTACTTTATTCATTTTATGAAATGGGTTGAGGCACCAGCACCAATGGGAGGTGGGGGTGGATCAGATTGGTGTGCTAAGCATATTAAAGCTGTAATGAACATTGGTGGACCCTTTTTAGGGGTGCCAAAAGCTGTTGCAGGACTTTTCTCTATTGAGGCCAAAGACATTGCTGTTGccag GGCTTTTGCACCAGGTGTTTTGGATAAGGATGTTTTTGGTCTCCAAACGTTACAACATATGATGCGGATGACCCGGACATGGGATTCAACTATGTCTATGATACCAAAAGGCGGGGACACAATTTGGGGTGGTCTTGACTGGTCACCTGAAGAAAAATGTAATTGCAATgtaaagaagatgaagaataaTGATACCAAGAATGAATACCCATATAGAGTAAATTATGGCAGGATTATATCATTTGGGAAAGACGTGGCGGAGACACATTCCTCCAAGGTTGAGAGGATTGATTTTAGG GATGCTGTAAAGGGTAATTTACTTGCGAATGCTACCCATTGTGATGTATGGACAGAGTACCATGATATGGGTGTTGGCGGTGTCAAAGCCGTTTCAGATTATAAAATATACACTGCTGGAGCAATATTGGATCTGCTTCATTTTGTTGCGCCCAAATTGATGGCACGGGGGGATGCTCATTTTTCATATGGAATTGCAGACAATTTGGATGACCCCAAGTATGAACATTACAGATATTGGTCGAACCCCCTAGAAACAAG ATTACCAAATGCTCCTGATATGGAGATCTATTCTCTGTATGGAGTTGGAATCCCTACCGAAAGAGCATATGTGTATAAGTTGACTCCAACTGCTGAATGTTACATTCCCTTTCAAATAGATACCTCAGCAGAGGGTGGTACTGACAACCCTTGTTTAAAAGGTGGAGTGTACTCTTCTGATGGGGATGAAACTGTCCCCGTCTTGAGTGCAGGTTTCATGTGTGCTAAAGCCTGGAGAGGAAAGACCCGGTTCAACCCTTCTGGCATTCATACTTACTTAAGGGAGTATGATCATGCCCCTCCAGCTAATCTTCTAGAGGGCCGTGGTACCCAGAGTGGTGCTCATGTTGATATAATGGGAAACTTTGCATTAATTGAGGATGTCATTAGAGTGGCAGCAGGCGCTACAGGAGATGAATTGGGCGGAGATAAAGTGCACTCTGATATTTTCAAGTGGTCTGATAGGATCAACATAGATCTCTGA
- the LOC126799211 gene encoding protein Brevis radix-like 4: MLTCIARPKKLGDESLSQPEVSDSTNTPNSANKQAIKSLTFQLKDMALKASGAYRHCNPCTGPATQSRVRGGAGESDADSDRFRWSYRRTGSSSSTTPRTWGKEMEARLKGISSGEGTPNSASGRRVDPVVFVEEREPKEWVAQVEPGVLITFVSLPRGGNDLKRIRFSREIFNKWQAQRWWAENYDKVMELYNVQRFNRQAFPLPTPPRSEDESSIQSSKMESVEDSPVTPPLTRERLPRNLYRPPGMGMGYSSSDSLDHHPMQSRQYCDSVGVNSTPKLSSISGTKTETSSMDASIRSSSSRDADRSGELSISNASDLETEWVEQDEPGVYITIRALPGGKRELRRVRFSREKFGEMHARMWWEENRARIHEQYL, translated from the exons ATGTTGACGTGCATAGCTCGGCCTAAGAAACTCGGCGACGAGTCGCTGAGTCAACCCGAGGTCTCCGACTCCACCAACACTCCCAACTCGGCCAACAAGCAAGCGATTAAATCGCTCACTTTCCAG CTCAAGGATATGGCGCTGAAGGCGTCGGGAGCGTACAGGCATTGCAACCCCTGCACCGGTCCGGCGACGCAGAGCCGGGTTAGAGGAGGAGCCGGCGAGTCTGACGCGGACTCGGACCGGTTCAGGTGGTCGTACAGGAGGACAGGGAGCTCGAGCTCGACGACGCCGAGGACTTGGGGGAAGGAGATGGAGGCGAGGCTGAAAGGGATCTCCAGCGGCGAAGGAACTCCCAACTCGGCCAGCGGCCGCCGGGTCGACCCGGTCGTGTTCGTTGAAGAGAGGGAGCCCAAGGAGTGGGTGGCCCAGGTCGAGCCTGGAGTGCTCATAACCTTTGTTTCGCTGCCACGTGGCGGGAATGATCTCAAGCGGATTAGGTTCAG TCGAGAAATATTTAACAAATGGCAAGCGCAAAGGTGGTGGGCGGAGAACTATGACAAGGTCATGGAGCTGTACAATGTTCAAAGGTTTAACAGGCAAGCATTCCCATTACCAACCCCGCCAAGATCTGAAGATGAG AGTTCGATACAGAGTTCAAAGATGGAATCTGTGGAAGATAGCCCTGTAACACCGCCACTTACAAGAGAACGGTTACCTAGAAACTTGTACCGTCCACCAGGGATGGGAATGGGATACTCATCCTCAGATTCACTTGATCATCATCCAATGCAGTCCCGCCAATATTGTGATTCAGTTGGCGTAAATTCCACTCCTAAACTCTCGAGCATAAGTGGCACCAAGACAGAGACGTCATCAATGGATGCTTCTATAAGAAGTAGTTCATCAAGGGATGCTGATCGATCTGGGGAGCTATCTATCAGCAATGCTAGTGATTTGGAGACTGAATGGGTTGAACAAGATGAGCCTGGGGTATACATCACAATTAGAGCATTGCCAGGTGGGAAACGGGAGCTTAGGCGAGTCAGATTCAG CCGCGAAAAATTTGGAGAGATGCACGCCAGAATGTGGTGGGAAGAGAATCGAGCCAGGATACATGAACAATACTTGTGA